The Peribacillus sp. FSL E2-0218 genome contains a region encoding:
- the spoIVA gene encoding stage IV sporulation protein A — protein MEKVDIFKDIAERTGGDIYLGVVGAVRTGKSTFIKKFMELVVIPNIPSEADRARAQDELPQSAAGKTIMTTEPKFVPNQAASISVAEGLEVNIRLVDCVGYTIPGAKGCEDENGPRMIHTPWYEDPIPFNEAAEIGTRKVIQDHSTLGVVVTTDGSIGEIPRSDYLEAEERVVEELKEVGKPFIMIVNSVQPHHPNTVALKESLQEKYDIPVLAMSVEGMRESDVYSVLREALYEFPVLEVNVNLPSWVMVLREDHWLRESYQEAVKETVKDIKRLRDVDRVVGHFNEFDFIDRAALAGIEMGQGVAEIDLYAPDELYDEILKEIVGVEIRGKDHLLSLMQDFAYAKAEYDQVADALRMVKQTGYGVAAPSLNDMSLDEPEIIRQGARFGVRLKAVAPSIHMIKVDVESEFSPIIGTEKQSEELVRYLMQDFEDNPLSIWNSDIFGRSLSSYVREGIQVKLAMMPDNARYKLKETLERIINEGSGGLIAIIL, from the coding sequence TTGGAAAAGGTAGATATTTTTAAAGATATAGCTGAACGGACCGGCGGCGACATTTATTTAGGGGTGGTCGGTGCCGTCAGGACAGGGAAATCGACATTTATTAAAAAATTCATGGAGTTAGTCGTCATACCTAATATCCCGTCAGAAGCTGACCGTGCACGAGCACAGGATGAATTGCCGCAGAGTGCTGCCGGAAAAACGATCATGACGACAGAGCCTAAATTCGTACCGAATCAGGCAGCATCGATTTCGGTAGCCGAAGGTCTGGAAGTGAATATTCGTTTAGTGGATTGTGTCGGTTACACGATACCTGGAGCTAAAGGGTGTGAAGATGAAAATGGTCCGCGCATGATTCATACACCTTGGTATGAGGATCCGATCCCGTTCAATGAAGCGGCGGAAATAGGCACTCGTAAAGTGATTCAAGATCATTCCACCTTGGGTGTGGTCGTTACGACGGATGGTTCTATAGGAGAAATACCACGGAGTGATTATTTAGAGGCAGAGGAAAGGGTAGTCGAAGAATTGAAGGAGGTCGGCAAGCCGTTCATCATGATCGTCAACTCCGTCCAGCCCCACCATCCGAATACGGTGGCCTTAAAGGAATCCCTCCAGGAAAAGTATGATATCCCCGTCTTGGCCATGAGTGTCGAGGGAATGAGGGAATCGGATGTTTACAGTGTCCTCCGTGAAGCCCTCTATGAATTTCCTGTTCTTGAAGTCAATGTCAACCTCCCAAGCTGGGTAATGGTTTTGCGAGAGGATCATTGGTTAAGGGAAAGCTATCAGGAAGCGGTTAAAGAGACGGTGAAGGACATTAAACGCCTGAGGGATGTTGATCGGGTGGTCGGACATTTCAATGAATTCGATTTTATCGATCGTGCAGCCCTAGCAGGTATTGAGATGGGGCAGGGTGTTGCTGAAATCGACCTATATGCCCCAGATGAACTTTACGACGAAATCCTGAAGGAAATCGTCGGTGTGGAAATACGGGGCAAGGACCATCTATTATCTTTGATGCAGGACTTTGCCTATGCAAAAGCGGAATATGACCAGGTGGCTGATGCACTGAGGATGGTCAAACAAACGGGATATGGAGTCGCGGCTCCCTCCCTTAATGATATGAGCCTGGATGAACCGGAAATTATCCGTCAGGGAGCCAGGTTCGGTGTCAGGTTAAAAGCGGTGGCTCCTTCCATCCATATGATCAAGGTCGATGTCGAATCGGAATTCTCACCGATCATCGGGACGGAGAAGCAAAGTGAAGAATTGGTACGATACTTGATGCAGGATTTTGAAGACAATCCACTTTCCATTTGGAACTCTGATATTTTTGGCAGAAGCCTGAGTTCTTACGTTAGGGAAGGCATCCAGGTGAAATTGGCGATGATGCCGGACAATGCACGCTACAAATTGAAAGAGACTTTGGAAAGAATCATTAATGAGGGCAGCGGGGGCTTGATTGCCATCATTTTATAA
- a CDS encoding DUF2768 domain-containing protein, which yields MTPALQKMWISFIAMGFMVISIFLIYLSRYKLKGFWRGLTAIIAYILMILAGLIIIVVVLSGPTT from the coding sequence ATGACACCCGCTCTGCAAAAAATGTGGATATCCTTCATCGCCATGGGCTTTATGGTTATCTCGATATTTCTTATCTACTTAAGCCGGTATAAGTTAAAAGGCTTTTGGAGAGGCTTGACAGCAATCATCGCATACATACTTATGATACTAGCCGGCTTGATCATCATCGTCGTTGTTCTTAGCGGGCCAACCACTTGA
- a CDS encoding putrescine aminotransferase has protein sequence MSINVESKKTQATQSETQDYIKKVLQLIEQKEISKEDAQWVTRETVENFRNHVNPGFLEYRKTVTKDTQFAAVEWSDQDSCFTDVNGKKYIDCLGGFGIYNVGHRNPKVVKAVTDQLQRQALHSQDLLDPLRAMLAKILADITPGDLKYSFFTNSGTESVEAALKLAKMYSDRFTIISTTKSFHGKSLGSLSATAKGMFRKPFIPLIPGVRHVPFGDVDMMRKTFESCALVGEDVAAVLLEPIQGEGGVILPPQDYLKQVRALCDEYDALLILDEVQTGMGRTGKMFASELYDVVPDIICLAKAFGGGVMPAGAVVANEKVFKSWFDNPFMHTTTFGGNPLACAAAIATIDVLLEEKLPERAAEVGEYFLNGLREVANEHQDKVLEIRGQGLMIGIEFHKDEVGYEFSKALFDKGILVAGTLINSKTIRIEPSLTIQLDEVDTVINAFKEVLPTLQA, from the coding sequence ATGTCTATCAATGTTGAAAGCAAAAAAACTCAAGCTACCCAATCGGAAACTCAAGACTATATTAAAAAAGTGCTTCAATTAATCGAACAAAAGGAAATTTCAAAAGAGGATGCCCAATGGGTCACGAGGGAAACGGTCGAGAACTTCCGTAATCATGTAAACCCTGGGTTTTTGGAATATCGGAAGACGGTGACAAAAGACACGCAATTCGCCGCTGTTGAGTGGTCAGATCAGGATTCCTGCTTTACGGATGTAAATGGAAAGAAATATATTGATTGTTTAGGGGGCTTCGGGATTTATAATGTTGGTCACCGCAACCCTAAAGTCGTGAAAGCAGTCACGGATCAATTGCAAAGACAAGCCCTCCATAGCCAGGACTTACTTGACCCTTTGCGGGCAATGCTAGCCAAGATCCTTGCCGATATCACGCCGGGAGATCTTAAATACTCCTTCTTTACGAACAGCGGGACGGAGAGCGTGGAGGCTGCGCTTAAGCTTGCTAAAATGTATAGTGACCGCTTCACGATCATTTCCACGACGAAATCATTTCATGGCAAGAGCCTTGGTTCCCTTTCGGCCACAGCGAAGGGCATGTTCCGAAAACCATTCATCCCACTGATACCAGGTGTGCGCCATGTTCCGTTCGGTGATGTGGATATGATGAGAAAAACGTTTGAAAGTTGTGCTCTGGTCGGTGAAGATGTCGCTGCCGTGCTGTTGGAACCTATCCAAGGTGAAGGCGGGGTCATCCTGCCTCCGCAAGATTATTTAAAACAGGTTCGGGCATTGTGCGACGAATATGATGCATTATTGATATTGGATGAAGTCCAGACTGGTATGGGCCGAACTGGTAAAATGTTCGCTTCCGAGCTCTATGATGTTGTTCCGGATATTATTTGTTTGGCTAAGGCGTTTGGCGGCGGGGTGATGCCGGCTGGTGCAGTCGTTGCCAATGAAAAAGTGTTTAAAAGCTGGTTTGACAATCCATTCATGCACACGACGACGTTTGGCGGAAATCCACTCGCTTGCGCTGCGGCCATAGCTACGATCGACGTTCTTTTGGAAGAAAAATTACCGGAGCGTGCTGCAGAAGTGGGTGAATATTTCTTGAATGGTTTAAGGGAAGTGGCAAACGAGCACCAAGACAAGGTCTTGGAAATTCGCGGCCAAGGATTGATGATCGGTATTGAGTTCCATAAAGACGAAGTGGGCTATGAATTTTCAAAAGCCTTGTTTGATAAAGGAATTTTAGTGGCAGGTACGCTCATTAATTCCAAAACGATTAGGATTGAGCCATCATTGACGATTCAATTGGATGAAGTCGATACCGTTATCAATGCGTTTAAAGAAGTGCTGCCAACGCTTCAAGCTTAA
- a CDS encoding sigma 54-interacting transcriptional regulator — MLSIPDDKIRPFITITIDQPALSEQNIHEIQEPFFFLMKDNQVFAYIRMDDLPLNERITTVEQLLQYALSIDNVCKLPPNISLPLLFQIIGEPIVLIKTDDGMLTGYVKREDVLAELFKQDSKQNLDLLKVILTSIPMGIFVADKEKNIVNFNESGLKMIKKPAEQVLNEPAETIFNKEHIHSVFASGGSILNQLEITDVMSVLVDYSPILNHAKEVEGLIIIVQDLPMVEEMAMEIELIKSSNKDLNAILANIYDEILVVNQKGELLRYSDSIISGFWGKDLKDYIGKNLLQLEDEGIFNPSVTRLVLEQKKKVSIVQDTKMNKKVLSVGTPVFNEKREIERIVIASRDITETTQLKSELNEMRKELDSFKKQDQFYKELIFASPKMEQIISQIKKIAHFSSTVLINGESGVGKEVIAEAIHKMGRRSKQPFLKINCGAIPENLLESELFGYTKGSFTGADKNGKVGYFQQANKGVLFLDEVGDMPIHLQVKLLRVLQEQEVIPIGSTTPIPIDVQIVAATNKGLEKMVEMGTFREDLFYRLNVIPIHVPPLRERPEDIPPLAFHFLQKLNERYQRNYHFSPDALNILEVYTWPGNIRELQNMIERLVVSADEEMIDADFIQRFIPVGSGFKQTKPIITRILPLQEAMDHVEEQLIMLAMKQYKTTTKAAKALGISQSSVSRKYQKVLAEQSRKIEKNAY, encoded by the coding sequence GTGTTATCCATTCCGGATGATAAAATTAGACCATTCATAACGATCACGATCGATCAGCCAGCACTTTCAGAGCAAAACATTCATGAGATACAGGAACCTTTCTTCTTTCTAATGAAGGATAATCAGGTGTTTGCCTATATCCGCATGGATGATTTGCCGTTAAATGAAAGAATAACAACAGTCGAACAGCTTTTACAGTATGCCTTATCGATTGATAATGTCTGTAAATTGCCTCCGAACATATCCTTGCCGCTACTGTTTCAAATTATTGGCGAACCAATCGTCCTGATCAAGACCGACGATGGCATGCTTACCGGTTATGTCAAAAGGGAAGATGTGTTAGCGGAATTATTCAAGCAGGACAGCAAACAAAACCTGGACCTGTTAAAGGTCATATTAACTTCTATTCCGATGGGGATCTTTGTCGCGGATAAAGAAAAAAATATCGTGAATTTCAATGAATCGGGCCTGAAAATGATCAAGAAGCCTGCTGAACAGGTTCTTAATGAACCAGCTGAGACCATCTTTAATAAAGAGCATATACATAGCGTGTTTGCAAGCGGGGGCAGTATTCTTAATCAGCTGGAAATCACTGATGTCATGAGTGTACTTGTCGATTATAGCCCGATTCTGAACCATGCTAAAGAAGTGGAAGGCCTGATCATCATCGTTCAGGATTTACCGATGGTTGAGGAAATGGCGATGGAAATAGAATTGATAAAAAGTTCAAATAAAGACTTGAATGCCATTTTAGCGAATATTTATGATGAAATCCTGGTCGTTAATCAAAAAGGGGAGCTGCTTCGTTATAGTGACAGCATCATTTCCGGTTTTTGGGGTAAGGATTTAAAGGATTATATCGGAAAGAATCTCTTGCAGTTGGAGGATGAAGGGATTTTCAATCCTTCTGTGACCCGTCTTGTCCTTGAACAAAAAAAGAAAGTATCGATTGTCCAAGATACGAAAATGAATAAAAAAGTCCTTTCCGTCGGAACGCCTGTATTCAATGAAAAAAGGGAAATCGAACGAATCGTGATTGCATCAAGGGATATTACCGAAACGACGCAATTGAAATCGGAATTGAATGAAATGAGAAAAGAATTGGATTCGTTCAAAAAGCAAGATCAATTTTATAAAGAGTTGATTTTTGCCAGTCCTAAAATGGAACAGATCATCAGCCAAATCAAGAAAATCGCTCATTTTTCCTCTACCGTTCTGATCAATGGGGAATCGGGGGTTGGGAAAGAAGTGATAGCCGAGGCCATTCATAAAATGGGGAGGCGGTCGAAGCAGCCCTTCCTGAAGATAAATTGCGGCGCAATACCGGAAAACCTTCTTGAAAGTGAATTGTTCGGTTATACGAAAGGGTCCTTTACCGGAGCGGATAAAAACGGGAAAGTCGGCTATTTTCAACAGGCCAATAAAGGCGTTTTGTTCCTTGATGAAGTGGGTGACATGCCGATCCATCTTCAGGTCAAGCTGCTGCGTGTCCTTCAGGAGCAGGAAGTGATTCCGATTGGAAGTACGACACCGATCCCGATCGATGTTCAAATCGTTGCTGCCACCAATAAAGGATTGGAAAAAATGGTCGAAATGGGAACGTTCCGTGAAGATTTGTTCTATCGGCTGAATGTCATTCCGATACATGTCCCGCCTTTAAGGGAAAGGCCAGAGGATATACCGCCGCTTGCCTTTCATTTTCTCCAAAAATTGAATGAAAGGTATCAACGGAACTACCACTTTTCCCCTGATGCCTTGAACATCCTGGAGGTGTATACATGGCCCGGTAATATCCGGGAATTGCAGAACATGATCGAGAGGTTGGTTGTTTCTGCTGATGAAGAGATGATCGATGCCGACTTCATCCAACGATTCATTCCTGTCGGGAGCGGTTTTAAACAAACGAAACCAATCATCACGCGAATCCTGCCTCTTCAGGAAGCGATGGATCACGTCGAGGAGCAACTGATCATGCTCGCCATGAAACAGTACAAAACGACGACGAAAGCGGCAAAAGCGCTAGGGATAAGTCAATCTTCCGTAAGCAGGAAGTATCAAAAGGTCCTGGCTGAACAAAGCAGGAAAATCGAAAAAAATGCCTATTAA
- a CDS encoding APC family permease, translating to MQTGKLKRSLNLWQIVLLGVGYMTPMVVFDTFGIVSELTGGHVPTAYVIALVAMLFTAASYGKMVKIYPQAGSSYTYTQKTINPHLGFLVGWSSMLDYLFLPMVNAILTKIYLTALFPEVAPWIWVVAFVLLMTGINLFNVNFAANFNSFLVFFQILVIIIFVALVIKGVMHGEGTGDVSSLQPFIGPHLETSTLIAGATILCFSFLGFDAVTTLSEETPNPAKTIPRAIFLTALIGGVLFVAAAFFTQLFFPDVSRFNDPEAASPEIALFVGGKLFQSIFLAGTLCGTLASGLASHASVSRLLYVMGRDQMISKKLFGFVHPKYNTPFFNVIFVGAISLVALFLDLVTATSLINFGALMAFTFVNICVIVHAIRNKSFHTVKGFLANMLLPIIGGASVFILWLNLEMSSLILGTVWAGIGIVYLSYRTKWFTESPPLFSFEEAQ from the coding sequence ATGCAAACAGGTAAACTGAAAAGGTCTTTAAACTTATGGCAAATCGTCTTGCTTGGTGTTGGGTACATGACGCCGATGGTCGTCTTTGATACATTCGGGATCGTTTCCGAATTAACGGGAGGACATGTGCCGACCGCTTATGTCATTGCTTTGGTGGCCATGCTGTTTACGGCAGCCAGCTATGGGAAAATGGTGAAAATTTATCCTCAGGCCGGGTCCTCCTATACGTATACACAAAAAACGATCAATCCGCATTTAGGTTTCCTTGTCGGATGGTCATCGATGCTTGATTACTTATTTTTACCGATGGTGAATGCGATTTTAACAAAAATATACTTAACGGCACTTTTTCCGGAAGTAGCCCCATGGATATGGGTGGTGGCATTTGTCTTGTTAATGACTGGAATTAACTTATTCAATGTAAATTTCGCTGCAAACTTCAATAGCTTCCTTGTTTTTTTTCAAATTCTCGTCATCATCATTTTCGTGGCACTTGTCATCAAGGGGGTCATGCATGGTGAAGGTACCGGAGACGTTTCCTCGCTTCAGCCGTTCATCGGACCTCATTTGGAAACGTCGACGCTCATAGCGGGTGCTACGATCCTTTGTTTTTCCTTCTTGGGGTTCGACGCTGTCACGACATTATCGGAAGAAACACCCAATCCAGCCAAAACGATTCCGCGGGCCATTTTTTTGACGGCTCTCATCGGAGGGGTTTTATTTGTGGCAGCTGCATTTTTCACCCAGCTATTCTTTCCCGATGTTTCCCGTTTCAATGATCCGGAAGCAGCTTCCCCGGAAATAGCACTTTTCGTAGGCGGGAAGCTATTCCAATCGATATTCCTTGCTGGCACACTATGCGGCACCCTTGCCTCCGGTCTTGCTTCACATGCCAGTGTATCAAGGTTGTTATATGTGATGGGGCGCGACCAGATGATTTCAAAAAAGCTTTTCGGATTTGTCCATCCAAAATACAATACGCCATTTTTTAATGTCATCTTTGTCGGAGCCATTTCGCTGGTTGCCTTATTCCTTGATCTGGTTACGGCTACATCGCTGATCAATTTCGGAGCGCTGATGGCTTTCACCTTCGTGAATATTTGCGTAATCGTCCATGCCATCAGGAACAAAAGTTTTCACACGGTCAAAGGATTTCTTGCCAATATGCTGCTCCCTATTATTGGCGGGGCATCGGTGTTCATCCTATGGCTTAATCTTGAAATGAGCTCCTTGATTCTGGGGACAGTCTGGGCAGGGATAGGGATCGTGTATCTTTCTTACCGGACGAAATGGTTTACGGAATCCCCTCCGTTATTCAGTTTTGAAGAGGCACAGTGA
- a CDS encoding NAD(P)H-dependent glycerol-3-phosphate dehydrogenase, which produces MVKAKESIAVIGAGSWGTALAMVLADNQHEVRLWGHNPKQIEEINQHHTNEKYLPGIELPKGIKGYSSIKEALVGIEMIILAVPTKAYREVLGQIEAAHDKPLTVVHVSKGIEPDSLLRISEMIEEVSSPDWLKDIVVLSGPSHAEEVSLRHPTTVAVSSKNMKAAEKAQDLFINNNFRVYTNPDLIGVEIGGALKNIIALASGITDGLGYGDNAKAALMTRGLAEISRLGVAMGANPLTFSGLAGIGDLIVTCTSVHSRNWRAGNMLGKGKKLDEVLESMGMVVEGVRTTKAAYQLARKYEVNMPITEALYHVLFNGKEVKSAVDLLMNRSKTNEMEELYNILDNRQ; this is translated from the coding sequence ATGGTGAAAGCAAAAGAAAGCATCGCAGTCATTGGTGCAGGTAGCTGGGGCACTGCTTTAGCGATGGTATTAGCTGATAACCAGCATGAAGTGAGATTATGGGGACATAATCCGAAGCAAATTGAAGAAATAAACCAACATCATACGAATGAAAAATACTTGCCTGGGATTGAATTGCCTAAAGGGATTAAAGGCTATTCTTCCATCAAGGAAGCGTTGGTCGGAATTGAAATGATCATTTTGGCTGTGCCGACCAAAGCATACCGGGAAGTTCTTGGGCAGATCGAAGCGGCCCATGATAAACCATTGACAGTTGTGCATGTAAGTAAGGGGATCGAACCGGACTCCCTGCTGCGTATTTCTGAAATGATCGAAGAAGTCTCTTCTCCGGATTGGCTGAAGGATATCGTTGTTCTTTCGGGACCAAGCCATGCGGAAGAGGTCAGTCTCCGTCATCCAACGACAGTTGCCGTTTCTTCAAAAAATATGAAGGCGGCAGAAAAAGCTCAGGATCTTTTCATCAACAACAATTTCCGCGTTTATACGAATCCCGACTTGATTGGTGTTGAAATTGGCGGAGCCCTGAAGAACATCATTGCCTTGGCTTCAGGAATTACCGACGGGTTAGGCTATGGTGATAATGCAAAGGCTGCCTTAATGACCCGTGGTTTGGCAGAAATCTCCCGTTTAGGAGTGGCCATGGGTGCCAATCCACTTACTTTTTCAGGATTAGCTGGAATAGGTGATTTGATCGTCACTTGTACAAGCGTTCATTCCCGAAATTGGAGAGCAGGGAATATGCTTGGTAAAGGAAAGAAACTGGATGAAGTATTGGAAAGCATGGGAATGGTGGTCGAAGGGGTCAGAACCACTAAAGCCGCCTACCAGCTAGCCCGGAAATACGAAGTCAATATGCCGATTACTGAAGCCCTGTACCATGTTTTATTCAATGGAAAAGAAGTGAAAAGTGCAGTTGACCTTTTGATGAATCGTTCAAAAACGAATGAAATGGAAGAACTATACAACATTTTGGATAACAGGCAGTAG
- the der gene encoding ribosome biogenesis GTPase Der produces MPKPVIAIVGRPNVGKSTIFNRIVGERVSIVEDVPGVTRDRIYSSGEWLTHDFNIIDTGGIDIGDEPFLEQIRQQAEIAIDEADVIIFMTNGREGVTAADEEVAKILYKSRKPVVLAVNKVDNPEMRDQIYDFYALGFGDPFPISGSHGLGLGDLLDEAAKHFPNFSGQDYADDVIKFSLIGRPNVGKSSLVNALLGEDRVIVSEIEGTTRDAIDSPYKYNGKEYVIIDTAGMRKKGKVYESTEKYSVLRALRAIERSDVVLVVLNAEEGIREQDKKIAGYAHEAGRAVIIVVNKWDAIEKDEKTMKDFEEKIRAHFLFLDYAPIIYLSALTKKRTHTLIPVIDQASENHAIRVQTNVLNEVVMDAVAMNPTPTHNGNRLKIYYTTQVAIKPPTFVVFVNDPELLHFSYERFLENRIRDAFGFEGTPIRIFGRQRK; encoded by the coding sequence ATGCCAAAACCGGTAATTGCGATTGTCGGTCGTCCGAACGTAGGTAAATCGACGATCTTTAATAGAATAGTGGGAGAACGGGTTTCGATTGTCGAAGACGTTCCAGGAGTGACACGTGACAGGATATATAGTTCAGGTGAATGGTTGACACATGATTTTAACATTATTGATACAGGCGGAATCGATATCGGTGATGAGCCGTTCCTTGAACAAATTCGCCAGCAGGCTGAAATTGCCATCGATGAAGCCGATGTGATAATCTTTATGACGAATGGCCGTGAAGGGGTTACGGCTGCTGATGAAGAGGTAGCCAAAATTCTTTATAAGTCGAGAAAGCCGGTTGTCCTTGCGGTTAATAAAGTTGATAATCCAGAAATGAGAGATCAAATTTATGATTTCTATGCGTTAGGCTTTGGGGATCCATTCCCGATTTCCGGGTCACACGGACTTGGGCTCGGAGACTTGCTGGATGAAGCAGCGAAGCACTTCCCTAATTTCAGCGGCCAGGATTATGCTGACGATGTCATCAAATTCAGCTTGATCGGAAGGCCGAATGTAGGCAAATCATCATTGGTCAATGCATTGCTGGGTGAAGATCGCGTTATCGTAAGTGAAATTGAGGGTACGACCCGTGATGCGATCGATTCTCCTTATAAATATAACGGTAAAGAGTATGTCATCATTGATACCGCTGGAATGAGGAAAAAAGGGAAAGTGTATGAAAGTACGGAAAAATACAGCGTACTTCGTGCGTTACGGGCGATTGAACGCTCAGACGTCGTTCTTGTCGTATTGAACGCTGAAGAAGGCATTCGCGAGCAGGATAAAAAAATTGCCGGTTATGCCCATGAAGCAGGCAGGGCGGTCATCATCGTCGTCAATAAATGGGATGCGATCGAGAAAGATGAAAAGACAATGAAGGATTTTGAAGAAAAAATCCGTGCCCACTTCCTATTCCTGGATTATGCGCCGATCATCTATCTTTCTGCATTGACTAAAAAGCGGACGCATACATTGATTCCGGTCATCGATCAGGCTAGTGAGAATCATGCCATTCGAGTTCAGACAAACGTATTGAATGAAGTGGTCATGGATGCCGTGGCGATGAACCCTACGCCAACCCATAATGGGAACCGCTTGAAAATTTACTATACGACCCAGGTAGCGATCAAGCCGCCTACTTTCGTTGTATTCGTTAATGATCCTGAGTTATTGCATTTCTCCTATGAAAGATTTTTAGAGAATCGAATTAGGGATGCCTTTGGTTTCGAAGGAACACCAATTCGGATTTTTGGGCGCCAAAGAAAATAG
- a CDS encoding YpzI family protein, whose product MGKDRQEKKLKQSKRVESDRDQSLNHKGATSMEGPEEARKRNS is encoded by the coding sequence ATGGGCAAAGATCGCCAGGAGAAGAAGTTGAAACAAAGTAAGCGGGTGGAGTCCGATAGGGATCAATCCTTGAATCATAAAGGGGCCACGAGTATGGAAGGCCCCGAAGAGGCACGAAAAAGGAATAGCTAG
- the fni gene encoding type 2 isopentenyl-diphosphate Delta-isomerase, whose protein sequence is MEREKRKLDHIEFALKTGQQHNSGLEDISFIHQSLPGISLNNVTLTAEIGELELSSPIFINAMTGGGGAETEKLNGDLAIAARETKIAMAVGSQMAAIKDPAQQASFKVVRQENPDGVLIGNLGGEATVDQAKRASDMIQANALQIHINTIQELTMPEGDRDFSGTLSRIEKITSSIGIPVIVKEVGFGMSKETVDQLLSVGVSIIDVGGFGGTNFAKIENERRAKVLGYFNEWGIPTAASIVEAVKVSPELSVIGSGGIRNSLEITKCLALGARGVGLAGHFLKLHKELGLVQLIKEITYIHEDIKIIMTALGCRNIGELRKSKMIISGNTYHWLTQRGIDCSAYAR, encoded by the coding sequence TTGGAGAGAGAAAAACGAAAATTAGATCATATAGAATTTGCGCTAAAAACAGGTCAGCAGCATAACTCCGGACTGGAAGATATTTCGTTTATTCACCAAAGCTTACCAGGAATTTCTTTGAATAACGTGACCCTCACAGCAGAAATTGGCGAACTTGAATTAAGTTCGCCAATTTTTATAAATGCCATGACCGGAGGCGGGGGCGCTGAAACGGAAAAATTGAATGGTGATCTTGCCATAGCTGCAAGGGAAACGAAAATCGCCATGGCGGTCGGTTCGCAGATGGCTGCAATCAAGGATCCTGCCCAGCAGGCATCTTTCAAAGTGGTCAGACAGGAGAATCCCGACGGTGTGCTGATTGGCAATCTTGGCGGTGAAGCAACTGTAGACCAAGCGAAGCGAGCAAGCGACATGATTCAGGCAAATGCCCTGCAGATTCACATCAACACGATACAGGAGCTGACGATGCCTGAAGGAGATAGGGATTTTTCCGGAACCCTGTCAAGAATAGAAAAAATCACTAGCAGCATCGGAATTCCTGTCATTGTAAAAGAGGTCGGTTTTGGAATGAGTAAGGAAACGGTGGATCAATTGCTTTCCGTTGGTGTTTCAATCATTGATGTAGGCGGTTTTGGCGGCACGAACTTTGCTAAAATCGAGAATGAAAGAAGAGCGAAAGTACTCGGATACTTTAATGAATGGGGCATTCCTACGGCTGCTTCGATTGTGGAAGCGGTTAAAGTTTCACCTGAACTTTCGGTGATTGGATCCGGCGGCATCCGTAATTCTCTGGAAATCACAAAATGCCTCGCTTTAGGAGCGAGAGGGGTCGGTTTGGCCGGTCATTTTCTCAAGTTGCATAAAGAGTTGGGCCTTGTACAATTAATTAAAGAAATAACCTACATACATGAAGATATAAAAATCATCATGACTGCACTCGGCTGCCGAAATATCGGCGAATTAAGGAAATCGAAAATGATCATTTCAGGAAATACCTACCATTGGTTAACGCAAAGGGGAATCGATTGCTCCGCCTATGCAAGATGA